One region of Intestinimonas massiliensis (ex Afouda et al. 2020) genomic DNA includes:
- a CDS encoding Na+/H+ antiporter NhaC family protein: MRKRFLPFLVVFVALTAIMMTVAFAEGEAEYVSNFYASPLSLLPPVIAIILALITKEVYSSLFVGILVGGLLYANFNPELTIMTMFFNEDGGMIYKISDSWNAGILVFLVILGIMVALMNKAGGSTAFGNWAKDHIKTRVGGQLSTMLLGVLIFVDDYFNCLTVGSVMLPVTDGHRVSRAKLAYLIDATAAPICIIAPISSWAAAVTGSVPEDSGINGFAMFLQTIPNNLYALLTIVMCLTLAIGKFDYGPMKIHEDNARDKNDLFTTPDRPYGEGLGDVKPNANGKVIDLVLPVVVLIFCCIMGMVYTGGFFDGESFIDAFAGSDASMGLVLGSVITLILTFIYYMIRRVMTFQEFTECIPDGFKQMVPAILILTFAWTLSGMTGLLGGATFVENLVANAAPGMKAMLPAIVFLVCVGLAFATGTSWGTFGIMIPIVLPLFPMGSDMMVTSIAACLAGAVCGDHCSPISDTTIMASAGARCNHVNHVATQLPYALTVAAVCFVGYIIAGLTNGNTWITLIISLVLLEVVLFALKSISSKKDEAAVVK; encoded by the coding sequence ATGCGGAAGAGGTTTCTTCCATTCTTGGTTGTTTTTGTGGCCTTGACCGCTATCATGATGACCGTAGCCTTCGCGGAAGGCGAGGCGGAATACGTCAGCAATTTCTACGCCAGCCCCCTGTCTCTGCTGCCCCCTGTCATCGCCATCATCCTGGCCCTGATCACCAAGGAGGTCTACAGCTCTCTGTTCGTAGGCATCCTGGTGGGCGGCCTGCTGTACGCTAACTTCAACCCCGAGCTGACCATCATGACCATGTTCTTCAATGAAGACGGCGGCATGATCTATAAGATTTCCGACTCCTGGAACGCGGGCATCCTGGTGTTCCTGGTTATCCTGGGCATCATGGTGGCCCTGATGAACAAGGCCGGCGGCTCCACTGCCTTCGGTAACTGGGCCAAGGACCACATCAAGACACGGGTGGGCGGCCAGCTCTCCACTATGCTGCTGGGCGTGCTCATCTTCGTGGACGACTATTTCAACTGCCTGACCGTGGGCTCCGTTATGCTGCCCGTTACGGATGGCCACCGGGTGTCCCGGGCCAAGCTGGCCTACCTCATCGACGCCACGGCCGCGCCCATCTGTATCATCGCGCCCATCTCCTCCTGGGCCGCCGCCGTCACCGGCTCCGTCCCCGAGGATTCCGGCATCAACGGCTTTGCCATGTTCCTGCAGACGATCCCCAACAACCTCTATGCCCTGCTGACCATCGTGATGTGCCTCACCCTGGCGATAGGCAAGTTCGACTACGGTCCCATGAAGATCCATGAGGACAATGCCCGGGACAAAAACGACCTGTTCACCACGCCTGACCGGCCCTATGGCGAGGGACTGGGCGACGTGAAGCCCAACGCCAACGGCAAGGTCATCGACCTGGTGCTCCCCGTGGTGGTGCTGATTTTCTGCTGCATCATGGGCATGGTCTACACCGGCGGCTTCTTTGACGGCGAGAGCTTCATTGACGCCTTTGCCGGGTCCGACGCCTCCATGGGCCTGGTGCTGGGCTCCGTCATCACCCTGATTCTTACCTTTATCTACTACATGATCCGCCGCGTAATGACCTTCCAGGAATTCACCGAGTGCATCCCCGACGGCTTCAAGCAGATGGTCCCCGCCATCCTGATCCTCACCTTTGCGTGGACCCTGTCCGGCATGACCGGCCTGCTGGGCGGCGCCACCTTCGTGGAGAACCTGGTGGCCAATGCGGCCCCCGGCATGAAGGCCATGCTGCCCGCCATCGTGTTCCTGGTCTGTGTGGGCTTGGCCTTCGCTACCGGCACCTCCTGGGGCACCTTCGGCATCATGATCCCCATCGTGCTGCCGCTGTTCCCCATGGGCAGCGATATGATGGTCACCTCCATCGCCGCCTGCCTGGCCGGCGCCGTCTGCGGCGACCACTGCTCTCCCATCTCCGACACCACCATCATGGCCTCCGCCGGCGCCCGCTGCAACCACGTCAACCATGTGGCCACGCAGCTCCCCTACGCGCTGACCGTCGCTGCGGTCTGCTTCGTGGGTTACATCATCGCCGGCCTGACCAACGGCAACACCTGGATTACCCTGATTATCAGCCTGGTCCTGCTGGAGGTGGTCCTCTTCGCCCTGAAGAGCATCTCGTCCAAAAAGGACGAGGCGGCTGTGGTGAAATAA